AAAAAGAATACAAACAAGAGACAAAAGACAAATTGAGAGTTACATCTAAAGATAGTACTACTGTATTTGAGTATCCGAGCGATGATTTTACAGAGTTTGTGGCCAAAAAGGAACTCAATACCATAATGGTTGGTAATTGTATTAGTGGAAAACAAAAGACACATAAAGGATATAGTTTTGAGTTAATTAAATAATAGAAATAAACATATTGACAGAATAGTATGTGATTGTTATACTATTTATAGGAAATTGGTTCGGGGAAAATATCAATTTCGGAGAGTAGAATATGAATTTTAAAGATTATATGACTTGGGAGTTAATTGAAGAGTTAAATTACTTGGTTAAAATAAATATGATTGGTGCGGTATATAAATCATGTCTTGATGAGCTTAGTAATAGATCTCATTTACTTACATTATTATATTAATATAGACCACATTGAGAAATGTGGTTTTAATTTAGGAGGAAGAATATGGAAGAAAGAGTATTTAAGATTTTCTCACATAATGATTTGGATGGTTATGCAGCACCAGTGTTATTAAGACAAATAGTAAGAAATAGATATAAACATGTAAAAGAAAAGATTGGAATTACATTTTTACCTACCACTTATTCATCTACAGGTAAAAGTGGGAGTATTGATAATGACATTTTGAATTTTTTAGAATCTGATTCTGTCAAAAGAACTGATAAGATTTATATTACAGACCTAACTCCTTCAGAAAATGTACTAGAGAAATTACTTAAGAAAAGTAATGAATATGGTTTTGAATGGGGAGTAGTAGATCATCATAAAACTGCTCTTTGGGCAAAAGAGAAATATCCTGATAATGTTTTTATTGAAATTAAAGCAGAGAACGAGAATCTACAATGTGCAACCTCGTTAGTTTTAGAATTAGCTCTCGCAACATTACCTAACTATTCTATGGGTGTTAATTCACTTAATTATGTAGAAGCCGTGAGAAGATATGATACATGGGAATGGTCAAAGTTACCTAATACTTCCTTATCTTTAGCAGCTATAAATTTGAACAACTTATTTTATTTTATGCTCGTCAAAGACAGAGAAGAAATGTTGGAGCTATGCTTAAACAAAGGTGTACATCAATTTTTAGAAAACAATTCAGGTCTAGTAAACATATTGAAAGAAAAAGAGAAGAAATATATAAAGAAGAAAATTGAGAGTGTGGAATTTGCGACTTTGAATAATAAGTTTCTAATTTCAGTAGTAAATGCAGAAGAATATGTATCAAATTTGGGAAATCAACTTGCTAAACTTGAGTATAAAGGCAGACCAGTAGATTTTTCAATAGTTATCCAAGGTAGTGATCGTGTCTCTTTAAGGACTGTAAAAGAAGATGTAGATGTTAGTAAGATTGCTGAACAAGTATTTGGCGGAGGTGGTCATGCGAAGGCCGCTGGTGGCAAATTTGACAAAGTTATTTATATGTATGAAATTAAAAATAATGGTAATTTAGA
The sequence above is drawn from the Liquorilactobacillus hordei DSM 19519 genome and encodes:
- a CDS encoding DHHA1 domain-containing protein, with translation MEERVFKIFSHNDLDGYAAPVLLRQIVRNRYKHVKEKIGITFLPTTYSSTGKSGSIDNDILNFLESDSVKRTDKIYITDLTPSENVLEKLLKKSNEYGFEWGVVDHHKTALWAKEKYPDNVFIEIKAENENLQCATSLVLELALATLPNYSMGVNSLNYVEAVRRYDTWEWSKLPNTSLSLAAINLNNLFYFMLVKDREEMLELCLNKGVHQFLENNSGLVNILKEKEKKYIKKKIESVEFATLNNKFLISVVNAEEYVSNLGNQLAKLEYKGRPVDFSIVIQGSDRVSLRTVKEDVDVSKIAEQVFGGGGHAKAAGGKFDKVIYMYEIKNNGNLEGLKFEE